One genomic segment of Ananas comosus cultivar F153 unplaced genomic scaffold, ASM154086v1, whole genome shotgun sequence includes these proteins:
- the LOC109704035 gene encoding probable LRR receptor-like serine/threonine-protein kinase At3g47570: protein MNYEDANIVAVKVLNLQQHGAFRSFMSECEALRSIRHRNLVKILTSCSSLDHHGNDFKALVFEYMPNGSLEEWLHPNACQNRPFRTLSLIQRLNIAVDVASALEYLHHGGSVLIVHCDLKPSNVLLDNEMTAHVGDFGLAKFLRQPPDESSKHSSTSTVGIKGSIGYIPP, encoded by the coding sequence ATGAACTATGAAGATGCCAACATCGTCGCGGTGAAAGTGCTTAACCTTCAACAGCATGGGGCTTTCAGGAGTTTTATGTCTGAATGTGAGGCCCTGAGAAGCATTCGACATCGAAATCTTGTCAAAATTCTAACTTCATGCTCTAGTTTGGATCACCACGGTAATGATTTCAAGGCCTTGGTTTTTGAGTACATGCCTAATGGGAGCTTAGAAGAGTGGCTACATCCAAATGCATGCCAGAATAGGCCATTCAGAACCCTAAGCCTAATCCAGAGATTGAACATAGCTGTCGACGTAGCCTCGGCATTAGAGTATCTACATCACGGAGGGTCCGTGCTGATTGTTCACTGTGATCTTAAGCCCAGCAACGTCCTTCTCGACAATGAAATGACGGCGCACGTGGGCGATTTCGGGTTAGCAAAGTTTCTACGGCAACCGCCTGACGAATCATCTAAGCATTCATCTACTAGCACTGTGGGAATCAAAGGATCTATTGGTTATATTCCTCCAG
- the LOC109704031 gene encoding receptor kinase-like protein Xa21 yields MEGFLHVLFFLINLLYVISAARSAAAGIEQTASDHAALLSFKSLVDDAPFGALSSWTNGSLHYCRWRGVSCGRRHPDRVTALNLKSLRLAGFVSPSVANLTFLQKIDLSDNMLGGRIPEELGSLRRLRYLNLSVNSLRGTIPSSLGNCSNLQVLNLRDNKLNGEIPPTLSRLSGLRKLILRWNMLQGTIPDSLGNLSSLVTLSVGNNSLSGAIPPSFVSLLSLQILEIQDASLTGTISSTLANLSSLNMLLLQGNNLHGEIPHFAELPFLSYLDCSINDLSGEIPISLGRLSSLEYLILGMNNLTGEIPSSLYNLSSLKALDLFYNQLEGTLPSNMGNALPNLQVLLMYDNQLGGRIPASLSNASELNDLELSFNAFHGTIPPSLGALQSLLWLDLHSNRLEARKRSDWSFITALTNCTSLLVLDLRNNLLQGMMPKSLVNLSTSLYILGLTNNHISGIIPSEIENFINLTVLDMSVNDLRGTIPIEISHLWQLQYLDLSNNMLSGEIPPILGNLTRMDLLYLGSNEFEGAIPPTLSNMLVLESLNLSNNRLSGSIPQEVLTLSSLTNFLDLSHNLLNGSLPLEIGNLINIGALDLSNNRLSGEIPNTIGKCAILEILHLENNLLQGSIPPSISNLRGLKEFDLSKNFYSGQIPAFLDELPDLQYLNLSFNSFEGRVPMKGVFKNASEVSLIGNPKLCGGIPELHLPKCTSDAFAAKHNSDYKLKGYKWVLLG; encoded by the exons ATGGAAGGCTTTTTGCATGTACTATTTTTTCTCATTAATCTACTATATGTGATCTCCGCCGCCCGGAGCGCTGCCGCTGGTATCGAACAAACTGCGTCCGACCATGCCGCCCTCCTCTCCTTCAAGTCCCTCGTCGACGACGCTCCGTTCGGAGCGCTCTCCTCGTGGACCAACGGCTCTCTCCACTACTGCAGGTGGCGCGGTGTGTCCTGCGGCCGCCGCCATCCCGACCGGGTCACGGCACTCAACCTCAAGTCTCTCCGCCTAGCCGGTTTTGTATCGCCCTCCGTAGCCAACCTCACATTCCTCCAGAAGATCGACCTGTCCGACAACATGCTAGGGGGGCGCATCCCAGAGGAGCTAGGAAGCCTACGCCGGCTGCGATATCTCAACCTGAGTGTGAATTCTCTTCGCGGAACGATCCCGTCTTCGCTCGGCAATTGCTCTAATCTTCAAGTGCTCAACTTGAGAGATAATAAGCTCAACGGTGAGATCCCGCCAACTCTATCGCGCCTTTCCGGTCTTAGAAAGCTTATCCTGCGTTGGAACATGTTGCAAGGGACGATCCcagattcacttgggaatctTTCTTCTCTAGTCACTCTTTCTGTAGGTAACAATAGCTTATCAGGAGCCATTCCTCCATCCTTCGTTAGCCTTCTCTCCTTGCAGATACTTGAAATCCAAGATGCTAGTCTCACAGGAACCATCTCGTCCACTCTCGCGAACCTCTCCTCTTTGAACATGCTTTTGCTACAAGGAAACAACCTTCATGGTGAAATTCCTCACTTTGCAGAACTTCCATTCCTCTCTTACCTGGACTGCTCTATTAATGATCTCTCCGGAGAGATCCCAATCTCGCTCGGACGACTTTCATCTCTCGAATATCTCATTCTCGGGATGAACAACTTAACAGGGGAAATACCGTCATCCCTTTACAATCTATCATCCCTGAAGGCCTTAGATCTCTTTTATAACCAGCTCGAGGGAACTCTACCCTCCAATATGGGAAATGCTCTTCCGAACCTTCAAGTCCTTCTTATGTATGATAATCAGCTCGGGGGGCGAATTCCAGCATCCTTGTCCAATGCTTCTGAGCTCAACGACCTTGAGCTATCGTTCAATGCATTCCACGGCACGATACCGCCGAGCCTTGGAGCCTTGCAGAGTCTTTTGTGGCTTGACCTGCACAGCAATCGACTTGAAGCCAGGAAGCGTAGTGATTGGAGCTTCATTACGGCACTCACCAACTGCACCAGTCTCCTAGTATTGGATCTAAGAAACAATCTACTTCAAGGCATGATGCCCAAATCACTAGTCAATCTTTCCACTAGTCTTTATATTTTGGGACTCACCAACAACCACATATCAGGAATCATACCTAGTGAGATTGAGAATTTCATCAATCTTACTGTTCTTGACATGAGTGTTAACGATCTTCGAGGCACCATTCCGATAGAAATCAGTCATCTTTGGCAATTACAGTACTTGGATCTGTCGAACAACATGCTCTCGGGCGAAATTCCACCCATTTTGGGCAACCTAACACGAATGGACCTGCTCTATCTTGGCAGCAATGAATTTGAAGGAGCCATTCCGCCGACATTAAGCAACATGTTAGTGCTAGAGTCGTTAAATCTATCAAATAATAGGCTAAGCGGTAGCATTCCACAAGAAGTTTTGACCCTTTCATCGCTCACGAACTTCCTTGACTTGTCGCATAATTTACTGAACGGTTCATTACCGTTGGAAATCGGCAACTTGATAAATATCGGGGCGCTTGATCTCTCAAATAACAGGCTCTCTGGTGAGATTCCAAACACCATCGGTAAATGCGCCATCTTGGAAATTCTTCATTTAGAGAATAACTTACTTCAAGGGTCCATTCCTCCCTCCATCAGCAATTTAAGAGGGCTTAAGGAGTTTGATCTCTCAAAAAACTTCTACTCGGGCCAAATACCTGCATTCCTTGATGAGCTCCCAGATCTACAATACTTGAATCTCTCCTTCAACAGTTTCGAGGGTCGAGTGCCGATGAAAGGGGTTTTTAAGAATGCGAGCGAAGTCTCACTTATCGGAAACCCTAAACTCTGTGGTGGAATTCCAGAATTGCACTTGCCGAAATGCACTTCAGATGCCTTTGCAGCAAAACATAACTCTGATTATAAACTCAAG GGCTACAAATGGGTTCTCCTCGGATAA